Proteins found in one Bacillus subtilis subsp. subtilis str. 168 genomic segment:
- the purF gene encoding glutamine phosphoribosylpyrophosphate amidotransferase (Evidence 1a: Function from experimental evidences in the studied strain; PubMedId: 9683488, 10049369, 12787499, 16321950, 17981983; Product type e: enzyme) has product MLAEIKGLNEECGVFGIWGHEEAPQITYYGLHSLQHRGQEGAGIVATDGEKLTAHKGQGLITEVFQNGELSKVKGKGAIGHVRYATAGGGGYENVQPLLFRSQNNGSLALAHNGNLVNATQLKQQLENQGSIFQTSSDTEVLAHLIKRSGHFTLKDQIKNSLSMLKGAYAFLIMTETEMIVALDPNGLRPLSIGMMGDAYVVASETCAFDVVGATYLREVEPGEMLIINDEGMKSERFSMNINRSICSMEYIYFSRPDSNIDGINVHSARKNLGKMLAQESAVEADVVTGVPDSSISAAIGYAEATGIPYELGLIKNRYVGRTFIQPSQALREQGVRMKLSAVRGVVEGKRVVMVDDSIVRGTTSRRIVTMLREAGATEVHVKISSPPIAHPCFYGIDTSTHEELIASSHSVEEIRQEIGADTLSFLSVEGLLKGIGRKYDDSNCGQCLACFTGKYPTEIYQDTVLPHVKEAVLTK; this is encoded by the coding sequence ATGCTTGCTGAAATCAAAGGCTTAAATGAAGAATGCGGCGTTTTTGGGATTTGGGGACATGAAGAAGCCCCGCAAATCACGTATTACGGTCTCCACAGCCTTCAGCACCGAGGACAGGAGGGTGCTGGCATCGTAGCGACTGACGGTGAAAAGCTGACGGCTCACAAAGGCCAAGGTCTGATCACTGAAGTATTTCAAAACGGCGAACTCAGCAAAGTAAAGGGAAAAGGCGCTATCGGGCACGTTCGGTACGCAACGGCTGGAGGCGGCGGATACGAAAATGTTCAGCCGCTCCTCTTCCGTTCCCAAAACAACGGCAGCCTGGCGCTTGCTCATAACGGAAATCTTGTCAACGCCACTCAGCTGAAGCAGCAGCTCGAAAATCAAGGGAGCATCTTTCAAACCTCTTCGGATACAGAGGTTTTGGCTCACCTGATCAAAAGAAGCGGACACTTCACGCTGAAGGATCAAATTAAAAACTCGCTTTCTATGCTGAAAGGCGCCTACGCGTTCCTGATCATGACCGAAACAGAAATGATTGTCGCACTTGATCCAAACGGGCTGAGACCGCTATCCATCGGCATGATGGGCGACGCTTATGTGGTCGCATCAGAAACATGCGCATTTGACGTCGTCGGCGCAACGTACCTTCGCGAGGTAGAGCCGGGAGAAATGCTGATCATTAATGATGAAGGCATGAAATCAGAGCGTTTTTCCATGAATATCAATCGTTCCATTTGCAGCATGGAGTACATTTATTTCTCCAGACCAGACAGCAATATTGACGGTATTAATGTGCACAGTGCCCGTAAAAACCTTGGGAAAATGCTGGCTCAGGAATCCGCAGTTGAAGCTGACGTCGTAACCGGGGTTCCGGATTCCAGTATTTCAGCGGCGATCGGCTATGCAGAGGCAACAGGCATTCCGTATGAGCTTGGCTTAATCAAAAACCGTTATGTTGGCAGAACGTTTATTCAGCCGTCCCAGGCTCTGCGTGAGCAAGGCGTCAGAATGAAGCTGTCTGCGGTGCGCGGGGTTGTAGAAGGCAAACGCGTCGTGATGGTGGATGACTCTATCGTGCGAGGAACAACTAGCCGCCGGATTGTCACGATGCTAAGAGAAGCGGGTGCGACAGAGGTGCATGTGAAAATCAGTTCACCGCCGATCGCTCATCCGTGCTTTTACGGCATTGACACTTCCACACATGAAGAACTGATCGCGTCTTCGCATTCTGTTGAAGAAATCCGTCAGGAAATCGGAGCCGATACCCTCTCATTTTTGAGTGTGGAAGGGCTGCTGAAAGGCATCGGCAGAAAATACGATGACTCGAATTGCGGACAGTGTCTCGCTTGCTTTACAGGAAAATATCCGACTGAAATTTACCAGGATACAGTGCTTCCTCACGTAAAAGAAGCAGTATTAACCAAATAA
- the purM gene encoding phosphoribosylaminoimidazole synthetase (Evidence 2a: Function from experimental evidences in other organisms; PubMedId: 9683488, 10508786, 12787499, 16321950; Product type e: enzyme) has protein sequence MSEAYKNAGVDIEAGYEAVKRMKKHVERTKRLGVMGSLGGFGGMFDLSELSYQKPVLISGTDGVGTKLKLAFSMDKHDTIGVDAVAMCVNDVLAQGAEPLFFLDYLAVGKADPVKIEQIVQGVAEGCEQSGSALVGGETAEMPGLYTADEYDIAGFSVGVAEKDEIVTGEKIEEGHLLIGLSSSGLHSNGFSLVRKVLLDDAELDLDTTYEPFERPLGEELLEPTRIYVKPVLAAVKSGKIDGMAHVTGGGFIENIPRMLPEGLSAEIDHGSWPIPPIFSFLQEYGKLKEEDMFNVFNMGIGFVLAVKEEHLTDVIGTLESHGEKAYLIGRVKKGEGVTFGGAALS, from the coding sequence ATGTCTGAAGCATATAAAAACGCAGGAGTTGACATCGAAGCCGGATATGAAGCTGTAAAACGAATGAAAAAACACGTGGAGCGCACGAAACGGCTTGGCGTTATGGGCAGCCTTGGCGGTTTTGGCGGCATGTTTGACCTGTCTGAGCTTTCTTATCAAAAACCAGTTCTCATTTCGGGAACGGACGGTGTCGGCACAAAATTAAAGCTCGCTTTTTCCATGGATAAGCATGACACGATTGGCGTGGATGCTGTTGCAATGTGTGTCAATGACGTGCTGGCACAAGGTGCAGAGCCGCTGTTTTTCCTCGATTATTTAGCGGTTGGCAAAGCGGACCCAGTGAAAATTGAACAGATTGTACAAGGTGTTGCGGAAGGCTGTGAGCAGTCAGGTTCAGCCTTAGTCGGCGGTGAAACGGCTGAAATGCCGGGGCTCTATACAGCTGATGAATACGATATTGCCGGTTTCTCAGTCGGAGTGGCAGAAAAGGACGAAATCGTGACTGGAGAAAAAATTGAAGAGGGCCATCTGTTGATCGGCCTCAGCTCCAGCGGCCTTCACAGCAACGGCTTTTCCCTTGTCAGAAAAGTGCTTCTGGATGATGCGGAGCTGGACCTCGATACAACATATGAGCCGTTTGAACGCCCGCTTGGCGAGGAATTGCTTGAACCGACAAGGATTTACGTGAAGCCTGTGCTTGCCGCGGTCAAAAGCGGAAAAATCGACGGCATGGCGCACGTGACAGGCGGAGGATTTATTGAAAATATTCCGCGTATGCTTCCGGAAGGCTTAAGTGCGGAAATTGATCATGGCTCATGGCCGATCCCGCCGATTTTTTCTTTCTTGCAAGAGTACGGCAAGCTAAAGGAAGAAGACATGTTCAACGTCTTTAATATGGGTATCGGTTTTGTTTTGGCAGTCAAAGAAGAGCATCTGACAGATGTGATCGGAACGCTTGAAAGCCATGGCGAAAAAGCCTATTTAATCGGGCGTGTGAAAAAAGGTGAAGGCGTCACATTCGGCGGTGCGGCACTTTCATGA
- the purN gene encoding phosphoribosylglycinamide formyltransferase (Evidence 2a: Function from experimental evidences in other organisms; PubMedId: 9683488, 10569930, 12787499, 19574646; Product type e: enzyme), whose amino-acid sequence MKKFAVFASGNGSNFEAIVTRLKEENWDASAALLVCDKPQAKVIERAEAFHIPSFAFEPKSYENKAAFEQAIIEQLRLHEVELIALAGYMRLIGDTLLQAYGGKIINIHPSLLPAFPGIDAVGQAFRAGVKVAGITVHYVDEGMDTGPIIAQKAIEIDEHDTLETIEQRIHKLEHKWYPSVIKQLLGLNNRGEKA is encoded by the coding sequence ATGAAAAAGTTTGCGGTATTTGCATCAGGAAACGGTTCAAACTTCGAAGCCATCGTCACGCGTTTGAAGGAGGAGAACTGGGATGCGTCAGCAGCGCTCCTCGTTTGCGACAAACCGCAGGCGAAAGTCATCGAACGGGCGGAAGCATTCCACATTCCATCCTTCGCATTTGAGCCGAAGTCTTATGAAAACAAGGCTGCATTTGAACAAGCCATCATTGAACAGCTTCGTCTTCACGAGGTTGAATTGATTGCTCTTGCCGGCTATATGAGGCTGATCGGTGATACGCTCCTTCAAGCATATGGGGGAAAAATCATTAACATTCACCCATCGCTTCTTCCGGCGTTTCCTGGAATCGACGCAGTCGGACAGGCGTTCCGGGCGGGTGTGAAGGTGGCCGGAATCACCGTGCATTATGTCGATGAAGGAATGGATACAGGTCCGATCATCGCTCAAAAGGCAATCGAAATTGATGAACATGATACATTGGAAACAATCGAACAGCGAATTCACAAGCTTGAGCATAAATGGTATCCGAGTGTGATTAAACAGCTATTAGGATTAAATAACAGAGGTGAAAAGGCATGA
- the purH gene encoding fused phosphoribosylaminoimidazole carboxy formyl formyltransferase; inosine-monophosphate cyclohydrolase (Evidence 2a: Function from experimental evidences in other organisms; PubMedId: 12787499, 1937050, 9683488; Product type e: enzyme), which yields MTIKRALISVSDKTNLVPFVKELTELGVEVISTGGTKKLLQENGVDVIGISEVTGFPEIMDGRLKTLHPNIHGGLLAVRGNEEHMAQINEHGIQPIDLVVVNLYPFKETISKEDVTYEEAIENIDIGGPGMLRAASKNHQDVTVIVDPADYSPVLNQIKEEGSVSLQKKRELAAKVFRHTAAYDALIADYLTNVVGEKEPEQFTVTFEKKQSLRYGENPHQEATFYQTALPVKGSIAQAEQLHGKELSYNNIKDADAAVQIVREFTEPAAVAVKHMNPCGVGTGKTIAEAFDRAFEADKTSIFGGIIALNREVDKATAEALHNIFLEIIIAPSFSQEALDVLTAKKNLRLLTLDVSAAVQKEKQLTSVQGGLLIQDLDMHGFDDAEISIPTKREPNEQEWEDLKLAWKVVKHVKSNAIVLAKDNMTVGVGAGQMNRVGSAKIAIEQAGEKAKGSALGSDAYFPMPDTVEEAAKAGVTAIIQPGGSIRDEDSIKKADEYGIAMVFTGIRHFKH from the coding sequence ATGACCATTAAACGTGCATTAATCAGTGTTTCAGATAAAACAAATCTCGTTCCTTTCGTAAAAGAACTGACAGAGCTTGGCGTTGAAGTCATCTCCACAGGCGGAACGAAAAAGCTTCTTCAAGAAAACGGTGTGGATGTGATCGGAATTTCTGAAGTGACAGGCTTTCCTGAAATTATGGACGGCCGGTTAAAAACCCTACACCCGAATATTCACGGCGGCCTTCTGGCGGTTCGCGGCAATGAAGAGCATATGGCGCAGATCAATGAACACGGGATTCAGCCGATTGACCTCGTTGTCGTCAACCTCTATCCATTTAAAGAAACGATTTCTAAAGAAGACGTCACGTATGAAGAAGCGATCGAAAATATCGACATCGGCGGACCTGGCATGCTGCGCGCGGCATCAAAGAACCATCAGGATGTCACGGTTATCGTCGATCCGGCCGATTACAGCCCAGTGCTAAATCAAATCAAAGAAGAAGGCAGCGTATCTCTTCAGAAAAAACGCGAGCTCGCGGCAAAAGTATTCCGTCATACTGCGGCATATGATGCACTGATCGCTGACTATCTGACAAATGTTGTCGGTGAAAAAGAACCAGAGCAATTCACTGTGACATTTGAGAAAAAACAATCGCTTCGCTATGGAGAAAACCCGCATCAGGAAGCAACTTTCTATCAAACAGCTCTTCCTGTCAAAGGCTCCATTGCGCAAGCAGAACAGCTTCACGGAAAAGAGCTTTCTTACAACAACATTAAAGACGCGGATGCTGCAGTTCAAATCGTTCGTGAATTCACTGAACCGGCTGCTGTTGCTGTGAAGCATATGAACCCGTGCGGCGTGGGAACAGGAAAAACGATCGCAGAAGCGTTTGACAGAGCGTTTGAAGCGGATAAAACATCTATCTTCGGCGGCATTATCGCGCTGAACCGTGAAGTGGACAAGGCAACTGCCGAAGCGCTTCACAACATTTTCTTAGAAATCATCATTGCGCCTTCATTCAGCCAAGAAGCGCTCGACGTCCTGACTGCGAAGAAAAATCTCCGTCTGCTGACGCTTGACGTATCCGCCGCTGTTCAAAAGGAAAAACAGCTGACATCCGTTCAAGGCGGGCTGCTGATTCAAGATTTAGATATGCACGGCTTCGATGATGCTGAGATTAGCATTCCGACAAAAAGAGAGCCGAACGAGCAAGAGTGGGAAGACTTGAAGCTTGCTTGGAAAGTCGTGAAGCATGTGAAATCAAATGCGATTGTTCTCGCGAAGGACAACATGACAGTCGGCGTGGGAGCAGGCCAAATGAACCGCGTCGGATCGGCAAAAATCGCAATCGAGCAAGCAGGGGAAAAAGCGAAGGGCAGCGCGCTCGGTTCGGATGCATATTTCCCAATGCCAGATACTGTCGAAGAAGCGGCAAAAGCGGGCGTTACAGCCATCATTCAGCCAGGCGGATCGATCCGAGATGAGGATTCCATCAAAAAAGCGGATGAATACGGCATTGCCATGGTATTCACCGGCATCAGACACTTCAAACATTAA
- the purD gene encoding phosphoribosylglycinamide synthetase (Evidence 1a: Function from experimental evidences in the studied strain; PubMedId: 9683488, 12787499, 16321950; Product type e: enzyme), with protein sequence MNVLIIGKGGREHTLAWKAAQSSLVENVFAAPGNDGMAASAQLVNIEESDHAGLVSFAKQNQVGLTIVGPEVPLIEGLVDEFEKAGLHVFGPSKAAAIIEGSKQFAKDLMKKYDIPTAEYETFTSFDEAKAYVQEKGAPIVIKADGLAAGKGVTVAMTEEEAIACLHDFLEDEKFGDASASVVIEEYLSGEEFSLMAFVKGEKVYPMVIAQDHKRAFDGDKGPNTGGMGAYSPVPQISEETVRHAVETIVKPAAKAMVQEGRSFTGVLYAGLMLTENGSKVIEFNARFGDPETQVVLPRMESDLVQVLLDLLDDKEVDLRWKDTAAVSVVLASEGYPESYAKGTPIGSLAAETEQVVVFHAGTKAEGGEFVTNGGRVANVTAFDETFEAARDRVYKAVDEIFKPGLFFRKDIGARALKAAQK encoded by the coding sequence GTGAATGTATTAATTATCGGTAAAGGCGGAAGAGAACATACGCTGGCGTGGAAGGCAGCGCAAAGCAGCCTCGTCGAGAATGTATTTGCCGCTCCCGGAAATGACGGCATGGCAGCTTCCGCTCAGCTTGTAAACATTGAGGAAAGCGACCACGCAGGGCTTGTCTCATTTGCAAAACAAAATCAGGTCGGCCTGACCATTGTCGGCCCTGAGGTTCCTTTAATTGAAGGTCTGGTGGATGAATTCGAAAAAGCGGGCTTACATGTGTTCGGTCCGTCAAAAGCTGCGGCGATCATCGAAGGAAGCAAACAGTTCGCTAAGGATTTAATGAAGAAATACGACATTCCGACCGCAGAATACGAGACGTTTACATCCTTTGATGAGGCGAAGGCATATGTGCAGGAAAAAGGTGCTCCGATTGTGATAAAAGCAGATGGACTTGCAGCTGGAAAAGGCGTTACTGTGGCTATGACAGAGGAAGAAGCAATTGCGTGCTTGCATGACTTTCTTGAAGATGAAAAGTTCGGTGATGCGAGCGCGTCCGTTGTCATTGAAGAATATCTTTCTGGTGAAGAATTTTCTCTAATGGCCTTTGTCAAAGGGGAAAAGGTGTATCCGATGGTGATTGCCCAGGATCACAAGCGGGCGTTTGACGGAGACAAAGGCCCGAATACAGGCGGCATGGGCGCCTACTCGCCAGTTCCGCAAATTTCGGAAGAAACGGTCCGCCATGCTGTAGAAACGATCGTTAAGCCGGCTGCAAAAGCAATGGTACAAGAAGGCCGTTCCTTCACTGGCGTTTTGTACGCTGGATTGATGCTTACTGAAAACGGCTCGAAGGTCATTGAATTTAATGCCCGTTTCGGCGATCCGGAAACACAGGTCGTGCTTCCGCGCATGGAATCTGATCTGGTACAGGTGCTTCTTGATCTTTTAGATGATAAGGAAGTTGACTTAAGATGGAAGGATACCGCGGCAGTGAGTGTTGTGCTTGCATCAGAAGGGTATCCGGAAAGCTATGCAAAAGGCACGCCGATCGGCAGCCTTGCAGCAGAAACTGAGCAGGTCGTGGTCTTCCATGCCGGAACGAAAGCAGAAGGTGGAGAGTTCGTTACAAACGGGGGGCGCGTCGCCAATGTGACGGCTTTTGATGAAACGTTTGAAGCGGCTAGAGACCGAGTGTACAAAGCGGTTGATGAAATTTTCAAACCGGGACTCTTTTTCAGAAAAGACATTGGGGCACGCGCTTTAAAGGCTGCCCAAAAATAA
- the yezC gene encoding putative transcriptional regulator (Lrp/AsnC family) (Evidence 3: Putative function from multiple computational evidences; Product type r: regulator): protein MDDTDLQILSHLQRNGRLTMVELGKLVGLSSPSAAERVRKLEDKGVITGYSANICYEKLNKHVTAFILMEPKSCKHYAAFATSHPDVAENHRITGMYSYVTKVVTESVHTLEDFIDTSMAHGKPTTLVVLSSSSCHPAF from the coding sequence ATGGACGATACAGACCTTCAGATTCTCTCGCATTTGCAGCGAAACGGCAGATTAACGATGGTTGAGCTGGGAAAGCTTGTCGGACTCAGCTCGCCAAGCGCGGCGGAGCGTGTCAGGAAGCTGGAAGACAAAGGAGTGATTACCGGCTACAGCGCGAATATCTGTTACGAAAAACTAAACAAGCATGTCACCGCTTTTATTCTCATGGAGCCGAAAAGCTGCAAGCACTACGCCGCCTTTGCAACATCGCATCCTGATGTAGCAGAAAACCACCGCATCACGGGGATGTACAGCTATGTGACAAAGGTCGTGACTGAATCGGTACATACGCTTGAGGATTTTATTGACACCTCGATGGCCCATGGAAAACCAACCACGCTCGTTGTGCTTTCTTCTTCTAGCTGCCATCCCGCTTTTTGA
- the yecA gene encoding putative amino acid exporter (Evidence 3: Putative function from multiple computational evidences; PubMedId: 15849754, 16850406, 26319875, 27723097, 24678831; Product type t : transporter), translating to MLPELQRSITWIQGTALTIGAVLGCGILILPSVTADTAGPASLFVWVFMSFLSFFLVGTLARLVKIAPSAGGITAYVQLAFQKKAGAILGWIMLGSVPIGVPIIALTGAHYVSYITEAADWQITLIAGCMLAISILLHMRGIQLSANISTLVICVIVFLLVTSIAVSLPHVTIAEFKPFLPHGWSAAGSVSVMIFFSFVGWEMITPLAEEFHRPEKDVPLSLFLAASCVAGLYIMLSFVTVGTHSYGENGEIASLAMLISKGAGESGVYVTVCLALFITFATIHANIAGFSRMVYALAREGHIPVFFGKLSATKRTPIRVLTAMAAVFGLVLAAHGLFQIDLTTLLKGPSAAFIASYICTMAAALKLLGRRDIGWWMALGAFVACAVIYSFSGWALLYPAVLAAAGYFYMKTKGGHKKKLDHVL from the coding sequence ATGTTGCCAGAATTGCAGCGCTCTATTACTTGGATACAAGGGACGGCGTTAACGATTGGGGCGGTTTTAGGATGCGGGATATTAATCCTGCCGTCTGTCACCGCGGACACGGCCGGCCCCGCTTCTTTATTTGTTTGGGTGTTCATGTCCTTCTTATCCTTTTTTCTTGTCGGCACGCTGGCCCGGCTTGTGAAAATAGCGCCTAGCGCGGGAGGAATCACGGCTTATGTGCAGCTGGCCTTTCAGAAAAAAGCCGGGGCTATTTTGGGCTGGATCATGTTAGGGTCCGTTCCGATCGGCGTTCCCATCATCGCTTTGACTGGCGCGCATTACGTCAGTTACATCACAGAGGCGGCCGATTGGCAGATTACATTGATTGCTGGTTGCATGCTGGCTATATCTATTTTGCTTCATATGAGAGGGATTCAACTATCAGCAAACATTAGTACACTCGTTATATGTGTCATCGTATTTCTGCTTGTCACTTCTATTGCTGTGTCATTGCCACACGTCACGATAGCAGAATTCAAGCCGTTTCTTCCGCATGGCTGGTCTGCCGCTGGATCTGTTTCTGTTATGATTTTTTTCTCTTTTGTAGGCTGGGAAATGATTACCCCGTTGGCTGAGGAATTTCATCGTCCTGAAAAAGATGTCCCGCTCAGCTTGTTTTTGGCAGCGTCTTGTGTGGCGGGGCTGTATATCATGCTGTCATTTGTGACCGTGGGTACTCATTCATATGGAGAGAATGGAGAAATTGCATCGCTTGCCATGCTCATTTCAAAAGGAGCAGGAGAAAGCGGTGTATATGTCACGGTATGTTTAGCGCTGTTTATTACATTCGCCACCATCCATGCCAATATTGCCGGTTTTTCAAGAATGGTGTACGCATTGGCGAGAGAGGGGCACATACCCGTATTTTTTGGAAAACTCAGTGCGACAAAACGTACGCCTATTCGCGTTTTGACAGCGATGGCCGCAGTGTTTGGCTTAGTGCTTGCAGCGCATGGTCTGTTTCAAATCGATTTGACGACTCTGTTGAAAGGGCCGAGCGCGGCTTTTATCGCATCTTACATATGTACAATGGCGGCAGCACTGAAACTGCTGGGCAGGAGAGATATAGGCTGGTGGATGGCGCTCGGGGCATTTGTGGCGTGCGCGGTGATTTATTCATTCAGCGGCTGGGCACTGCTTTATCCGGCAGTGCTGGCAGCTGCAGGATATTTCTATATGAAAACAAAGGGTGGGCATAAAAAAAAGCTTGATCACGTTTTGTGA
- the yezF gene encoding hypothetical protein (Evidence 5: Unknown function): MKPNISLINAVFRIACGLTIMSAASAKFTKKPWCRMHLFYIFMGAMKAGSGILRFCPVTYMFQHSDSGNNEHQNG, from the coding sequence TTGAAGCCAAACATCAGTCTCATCAATGCCGTGTTCAGAATCGCCTGCGGATTGACGATTATGTCAGCCGCCAGTGCAAAGTTTACGAAAAAACCTTGGTGCAGAATGCATCTCTTTTACATCTTTATGGGGGCCATGAAAGCGGGTTCGGGAATCTTGCGCTTCTGTCCTGTGACCTACATGTTTCAACACAGCGATTCTGGAAATAACGAGCATCAAAACGGATAA
- the yerA gene encoding putative adenine deaminase YerA (Evidence 3: Putative function from multiple computational evidences; PubMedId: 23109554; Product type e: enzyme) encodes MSERTFNWKNKDIRAQVDVVDSKLLPTLLLRNALVLNPYVKQWLKKNIWIYQDRIVYVGHELPNRAEEIHTIDCEGKYIVPGYIEPHAHPFQIYNPQTLAEYVSQYGTTTFVNDNLFLLLQSGKKKALTILNELKKQPVQYFWWSRYDLQTEVLNEDHVLPFDVRKQWIEHPDVIQGGEMTGWPRLVDGDDLMLHCMQATKKQRKRIEGHFPGASDKTLTKMKLFGADCDHEAMTGDEVMRRLELGYYVSLRNSSIRPDVRKILQELHEKGFRYYDHFFYTTDGATPNFYKGGMTNELIRIALEEGVPAIDAYNMASFNIAKYYQMDDYLGVVGPGRLASLNILEDPLNPNPVTVLSKGTILRENGCDLKAFTKTDWHKGGLVPLELSYDMTMDDLQFSMPMGVKMRNAVIMEPYMIEIDNSMEQLSFDHDESYLTMLDRHGKWRVNTMIKGFASSVQGFVSSFTTTGDIVAIGKNKADMLLAFARMKEIGGGIVLAENGNILHEIPLALCGCASSEAYEDVLEKEQKLRDLLTERGYEFCDPIYTLLFLQSTHLPYIRITPRGIFDVMKKTVLFPSIMR; translated from the coding sequence ATGTCCGAACGCACCTTTAACTGGAAAAACAAAGACATCAGGGCACAGGTTGATGTTGTAGACTCAAAGCTGCTTCCAACGCTCCTTTTACGGAATGCTCTCGTCTTAAATCCATATGTAAAACAATGGCTGAAAAAAAACATTTGGATTTATCAGGACCGCATTGTTTATGTGGGTCATGAACTTCCGAATAGAGCCGAAGAAATTCATACGATTGATTGTGAAGGAAAATACATTGTGCCAGGTTATATTGAACCGCACGCACATCCTTTTCAAATATATAATCCCCAAACACTGGCGGAATATGTGTCTCAATACGGAACAACGACATTCGTGAATGATAACTTATTTTTGCTTTTGCAAAGCGGAAAAAAGAAAGCGCTTACGATTTTGAATGAACTCAAAAAGCAGCCTGTCCAGTATTTTTGGTGGTCACGCTATGACCTCCAGACCGAGGTTCTGAACGAGGACCACGTCCTTCCATTTGACGTCAGAAAACAGTGGATTGAACATCCGGATGTGATTCAAGGCGGAGAAATGACCGGATGGCCTCGCCTGGTAGATGGTGATGATTTAATGCTCCACTGTATGCAAGCTACAAAGAAACAGAGAAAACGTATTGAAGGGCATTTTCCCGGCGCTTCTGATAAAACGCTTACAAAAATGAAGCTGTTCGGTGCGGATTGTGATCATGAAGCGATGACAGGTGATGAAGTGATGAGAAGGCTGGAACTGGGCTATTATGTTTCCCTTCGGAACTCTTCCATTCGCCCCGATGTAAGAAAAATCTTGCAAGAGCTGCATGAGAAGGGCTTCCGCTATTATGACCACTTCTTTTACACGACAGATGGCGCAACCCCGAATTTCTATAAAGGCGGCATGACAAACGAGCTGATTCGCATTGCGTTAGAAGAAGGCGTACCTGCAATCGACGCCTACAATATGGCATCATTTAATATCGCAAAGTATTACCAAATGGATGATTATTTAGGAGTTGTCGGACCGGGCAGACTGGCATCGCTAAACATACTGGAAGATCCGTTAAATCCGAATCCAGTGACTGTTCTGTCAAAAGGGACCATTCTGCGTGAAAACGGCTGTGATTTGAAGGCGTTTACAAAGACGGACTGGCACAAAGGCGGTCTTGTCCCGCTTGAGCTTTCATATGATATGACGATGGATGACTTGCAGTTTTCTATGCCGATGGGCGTGAAAATGCGGAATGCGGTTATTATGGAGCCATATATGATTGAGATCGACAATTCGATGGAACAGCTCTCGTTTGACCATGATGAAAGTTATTTGACGATGCTCGACAGACACGGGAAATGGCGCGTCAATACGATGATAAAAGGGTTTGCCTCAAGCGTGCAGGGATTTGTAAGCTCCTTTACGACGACGGGCGACATTGTCGCGATTGGAAAAAATAAAGCGGATATGCTGCTCGCTTTCGCCCGCATGAAAGAAATCGGAGGAGGAATTGTTTTAGCGGAGAACGGAAACATTCTGCATGAAATCCCGCTTGCGCTGTGCGGCTGCGCCTCTTCGGAAGCGTATGAAGACGTGCTTGAGAAGGAACAAAAGCTGAGAGATCTTTTGACTGAAAGAGGCTATGAGTTTTGCGATCCTATCTATACGCTGCTCTTTTTGCAAAGTACGCACCTTCCGTATATACGCATTACGCCAAGAGGAATATTCGACGTCATGAAAAAAACTGTACTCTTTCCATCGATAATGCGTTAA